GACGGTCATGGTACTCGTACGGTCCACCAGCTTCTGATAATCACCCTTGAGCAGTTTATGCAACGCCTGGTCCTCTTGCTGCGTACGAGCAACTCCAAGGCTGAGCAAGTTGTAATTCATCGAAAGTGGTTTATCAGACACCACATAACGACCTGAGTAAAAGACACCCATACCGGCACCGCAATCAGCGTCATCGCCATTCTGTGTGACATCCAGAACACCATTGATCGCTCGAAAAACAAGCGTGCAACTACCCTCTTCGAAACGGGCTTCACCACCGTTCAACACAGCAATACCTTCCAGATCACCAGAGTTGGCACCCTCCTGCGCTGAAACCCCAAAGCGGATGTGTGTGGCGTCCTGACGCTTGATGATCACTTCAGATCCCGAGTTCACCCCGTGAGGAATCAACTGCCATGTGGCATCCCATGAGAACGTTCTGGTCGCATATTTCAGCTCAGTCAGGCGCATCAGATATTCACGACTCAAGCACGCCGGTTCACCGCCACAAAGGCTGCGGTTCTTCAACCATGCTCTTTGATCGGCCTTGAGCGCTTGCGGGTCAGCCACCTGCGCCAACGTTGTCCGCCAAAGCACCCCAAGTTTCTCATCAAGACTCGAGACATACGGATCCGCACAAATGGCT
The sequence above is a segment of the Pseudomonas sp. HS6 genome. Coding sequences within it:
- a CDS encoding lysozyme inhibitor LprI family protein encodes the protein MLAFNLRHALLLTSLVFAANTHAASFDCAGASSPVEKAICADPYVSSLDEKLGVLWRTTLAQVADPQALKADQRAWLKNRSLCGGEPACLSREYLMRLTELKYATRTFSWDATWQLIPHGVNSGSEVIIKRQDATHIRFGVSAQEGANSGDLEGIAVLNGGEARFEEGSCTLVFRAINGVLDVTQNGDDADCGAGMGVFYSGRYVVSDKPLSMNYNLLSLGVARTQQEDQALHKLLKGDYQKLVDRTSTMTVGDPAVDVPDAEVVEMWVRGLGNMNAAILMRAASNRFWVLMLVPEKEGHTRARYYTNVPEWKKRLPAQFQAWYERMEGDRALPLDIMP